Genomic segment of Polycladomyces abyssicola:
AGCGATTCCACCAGCGGAAACGCACAGGAGCAAATCCCGAAAATCGTGTTGCTGTTGGCGTACCTGCACTCCGCTGCGCAATCGGTACCCGGGGATTGGCAGGCTGCGTTTGGACCGTTGGGATTCACCGCTGGGTTTGCGCTTTACGCATACGGGGTGCATCGTGCATTTTTCGACTGGCGTCCCGAAGAACCGGAGCAATTCACATCTACCCCGCTTCCGAAGCATCCGCCGGCTCGCCGCGTCATTCTCGTGGTGATTGACGGTTGCCGCAAGGACCGGTTGGAAGAGGCGGATACGCCGTTTTTGGACTGGCTGAAGCGGACGGGTACGGAGTACACGCGCATGGAGACCATTTATCCCGCACGGACGGTAGTCTGTTTTTCCACGATGTTTACCGGGGCGTATCCGCGTGATCACGGCATCACGAGCAACATGGTGTGGAAATTGGGCGTCCGATGCGAGAGTGTTTTTGACAAACTGCGGGAAGCGGGAAAAACGGGACGCTTGTTGGGGATCGCTCATCTGGTGGACGCTTTCGGTGATGATGTGGATACGGTAACCGCGGTGATGAAGAACGATGAAGCTGACGCGCACATCATGGCCAGAGCTCGTCAGATCATGGAGGAAAAACAGCCCGATCTTTTGGCCGTACAGCTGATCGCCACTGACCAGACGGGGCACAGCCGTGGTCCGCTGTATGAGGAGTACCGGGAAAAAATTGAAGAAGCCGACCGGCATATTCAGTCGTTTTACCAGTGGTTGAAAGAGAAAGGCTATCTGGAAGACGCCCTGTTTATCGTGTGCGCTGATCACGGACAATCCGACGGAATCGGCGGTCATGCCCATCTGGATGAGGGGGAACGTTTTGTGCCGTTCATCCTGCACGGACCGATGGTTCGTGAAGGACACCGTGTTGATGCACTCCGCAACCTGACTTCGGTCACGCCGACCATCTGCTATGCGTTGGGGGCTCCCTATCCTGACCGGTCGCGTGGGCCCGTTTTGATGGAAGCGTGGAAACCGGAAGCATGTGTGTCCGCATCGGCAACGGGCGATGGTTCTTGAACCAGATCGGTTCTAAGGTTTGTCTGGTCATAACGTAGGAAGTATGGATCAGTCACACCCGATGGCATCATAAATGAAACAGGACGAAAGGAGGGATATGACGGTGCTCTTGTATGTAGTGATCCCGGCGTGGAATGAGGAAGAATCAGTGGGAACCGTGATACGGAAAGTACCCCGCCATTTTCGCCCGGATGTGGAGGTAAAGGTGCTGCTTGTTGACGACGGTTCGACGGACGGAACGGTGGAAGCTGCCAAGGGAGCGGGAGCGGACGAAGTTCTCTCGTTTCCGCAAAATCGGGGATTGGGTGCTGCTGTCCGCGAAGGATTGAAGGAAGCGTGGCGTCGGGGTGCCGACGTGGCGGTAATGATCGACGCCGACGACGAATATCCCGCCGACGAGATCCCGCAAGTGGTGGCACCGATTCTGAACGGGGATGCCGATTATGTGATGGGTTCACGGTTCAAGGGAACGATCCGCGGGATGCGTATGCACCGGCGCTTGGGGAATTATGTATTTACCCTGTTGCAGTCGCTGTTGCTTGGTCGATGGATTTACGACGGACAGTCCGGGTTCCGGGCGTTCAGCCGGGATGTGTTGAGAGATATGGAGATCATCCATGACTACAACTATGCTCAAGTGATGACCCTTAACATTGTGCGGCAAGGTTACCGGATGATGGAAGTTCCGATCACTTACAAGGTACGGGAAACGGGGGAATCCTTCATCAAGGGTTGGACATATCTGAGACGGGTGATTCCGGCGATTTGGCGGGAGATGCGCCGCCCCGTCAAGCAAAGGAAAGAAGGGGAACTGGGACGGGATCGGGTGTGACGGAGTTTGTATACCCTCCGTTTCGTCAACAATGCGGATAAGCCCTCCCATACATTGAATCACCGATGGGCGGTTGATATAATAGAAAATGACATGGTTTTTGCAACAGATGAACACCCCCAACTTCCATGATGGGGAGGAGTAACCGACTGTCGTCTATCACCAGAGAGCCGGGATGGGTGAAAGCCGGCATAGGCGCTGAGGTGAACATGTCCCCGGAGAAGCCGCAACGAAACCCTTCTGGGTGAGTAGGGGCGGCCGTGGCCGGCGTTAACGGCGCAGTGTAACACTGATCGAGGGCACGTGCCGCGAGGGCGTGCTGAAAATGGGTGGTACCGCGTGAGAACAACCTCTCGCCCCATGCTGAAGGGTGAGGGGTTTTGCTTTTTTGAGAACAACCAGGGTATGTCCGATTTGCCAGACACGCCCGAGGGTGAAAGGAGAGAGAATCACCATGAGCGAGAAGCGTTCCTTCTACATTACGACACCGATTTATTATCCCAACGACAAGCTGCACATCGGGCATGCGTACACCACTGTGGCGGGGGACGCGATGGCCCGTTACAAGCGGCTTCGCGGCTATGATGTCATGTACCTGACCGGAACGGACGAGCATGGTCAGAAAATCCAGCGCCGTGCCAAGGAAGCCGGGAAATCGCCGCAGGAATTCGTCGATGAGATCGTGGCCGGGATCAAGGAGCTGTGGGAGAAACTGGACATCTCTTATGATGATTTTATCCGGACCACGCAGGAACGCCACAAGAAGGTCGTGCAGAAGATCTTCCAGCGTCTGCTGGATCAAGGGGACATTTACCTGGGTGAGTACGAGGGTTGGTACTGCACCCCTTGTGAATCGTTCTGGACCGAGCGCCAGCTCAAAGACGGCAAATGTCCGGACTGTGGTCGACCGGTAGACAAGGTGCGGGAGAAAAGCTACTTCTTCCGGATGAGCAAATATGTGGACCGTCTGCTTCAATACTACGAGGAAAATCCGGAGTTTATCCAGCCGGAATCCCGCAAGAATGAGATGATCCAGAACTTCATCAAACCGGGACTGGAAGATCTGTGCGTCTCCCGGACGACATTTGATTGGGGGATTCCGGTACCGGGTGATCCGAAGCACGTCATGTACGTTTGGCTGGACGCGCTGACCAACTATATCACAGCCATCGGGTATCTGTCCGACGATCCGGAGAAACAAAAGCAGTTTGAAAAGCATTGGCCCGCCGACGTACACATTGTGGGCAAGGACATCGTCCGTTTCCACACGATTTATTGGCCGATCATTCTGATGGCGCTCGATCTCCCGTTGCCCAAAAAGGTGGTCGCCCACGGTTTCTTCACCGTCAAAAACGAGAAAATGTCCAAATCCAAGGGCAATGTGGTGGACCCGATTCCGCTGATCGAACGGTACAGTCTGGATGCGCTCCGCTATTACCTGTTGCGTGAGGTCCCATTCGGGTCGGATGGCGTGTTTACGCCGGAAGGGTTCGTGGAGCGGATCAACGCTGATTTGGCCAACGATCTGGGCAACTTGCTCCACCGGACGCTGACCATGGTAGAGAAATACTTTGACGGTATCGTACCAGTATATGTGGAAAATGCCACCGAACATGACGCGGCTCTGGTTCGGTTGGCCGAAGAAACCGTCAACCGAGTGGAGAAGGCGATGGAAAGCATGCAGTTTTCCATCGCACTGACGGCCATTTGGGATCTGGTGCGCGCGGGCAACAAGTACATCGAGAACACTCAACCCTGGGAATTGGCCAAAGATCCTGCCAAAAAGGACACGTTGGGCTCGGTGCTGTATCATCTGCTGGAGGTATTACGCATTGTCAGCGTACTGGTGCAACCGTTCATGACGCAAGTTCCGCGAAAAATGTGGGAGCACTTGGGCATTTCCGCGGGGGATCAGACGGAGTGGGAAAGCGCCCACCGGTTCGGAACCCTGCCGCAAGGCCTCAGGGTGAAAAAAGGAAAGCCGTTGTTCCCGCGCTTGGATGTGAAACAGGAAGTGGAGGCAATCAATGCGATGATCGGGGGTACAAAAATGAGCGGCGAAGCCGAAACCAAGAAAAAAGAGAAAGACGAAGCGTCGGTTAAAGAGAACAATCTCATCAGTATCGACGATTTCGCCAAAGTGGATCTGCGTGTGGCGGAAATCGTGGCAGCCGAGCGGATTGAAGGAGCGGACCGCCTGCTGAAATTGCGGTTGGATTTGGGAAATGAACAACGTCAGGTGGTCGCCGGGATCGCACAATACTATCAGCCGGAGGAACTCACCGGGCAAAAAGTAATCATGGTAGCCAACCTGAAACCGGCCAAATTGCGGGGTGTCCTCTCCGAAGGCATGGTACTCGCTGCCAAGGACGGGGACCGGTTGGTTCTGTCCACGGTATCGGGTGACATCCCCAACGGTACACGGGTGAAGTAACTTCAGGATGGGGTGATTGGCCCTGGACTTTTTCGGGTGACCTGTTTCCCGGTTAAGCGACTGTTGGGACGTGAACGGGAGCGAGTGAGGAAAAAGCAGTCACCCGGAAGCGAATCGGTTACCGGTGGACTCTGAGAGTATATGAAGAGCCGAGACCGGGTGGCGATCGGTTCAGTGGGAGAGATTGGTTCGCCACTTGAACCATATACCATGATGTAGCAAACCCACTACGCAGTCGTGTCTGGTCATTTGATCGTGTTTCGCAAAAAGGGTCCATTGGCTGGCACTTTCCTCTAAGCGGAGCGTACTTTTCTGCATCGTGTGCTTCCGGTTGCTTCCTTACGGGAAGAAAGTGAAATAAGCTCCGGGAAAGCGATGCGGACGAATTTGGTCAGATACGCTCTAGTGGGATGAGCACCACTCATTCATCCGATTGTATAACCTGTCGCGTAATGTCCCCCTTTCAACCTACGATGGAAATACCCACGGGCCCTCCCGATGGGCGCCGTGGGCTTTTAGACGTCATTTACTGTAAATATGGGTGGAAAATTGGAAGGACATCCAGTATTGTAATTACAGAGAGGGGGATAAGGGTTCAAGATGAGTAGAGAAGCGCGCAACGCCGGTGACTGGTGGAAGGCCGCCGTGACTGCTTTGTTGCTGGCGATCGTGATCCGGTTGTTTTTCTTTCAGCCTTACGAGGTACAAGGAATGTCCATGTATCCCACATTTCATGGCCGGGAACTGTTGATCGTCAACAAGTGGATTTACAGTATCACCAAGCCGTCATACGGAGATATCGTGATTTTTCATACAGAAGAAAAAAGGGATTTCATCAAACGAGTCATCGGCTTGCCGGGAGACGTCATCGCGATCCGCAACGGACATGTATACCGGAATGGACGACAACTCAAGGAACCCTATATCGTCGAACCGACCGATTCGGATCTGGAGCCGACGACTGTGCCCCCCGGTCACCTCTTTGTAATGGGGGACAACCGCAATCAAAGCAAGGACAGCCGGGAGCTCGGAGCGATCGACATGAATGACGTCGTTGGTCGTGCGGAGGTCATTGTCTTTCCCTTCCGACGCTTCGCTTTGCTGTCCGTTCATTGAAACCCCGAAAAAACAGCCAAGGATCGGATCAGGAGGCATATTATCATGTTGTTTGACAGCCATGCCCACTTGAATGACGCTCAATTTGATAATGACAGGGAAGAAGTGATTCGTCGCGCACGGGAAGAATACGGTGTCTCCCGCGTGGTGAATATCGGCTACAACCGTGAGACGATTCGCACCGCGTTGGCGTTGGCCGAGCGGTATGATTTCATCTATGCCGCCATCGGATGGCACCCCCATGATGCAAAGGAGATGACCGACGACGATCTGACCTGGATCGAATCACTGACAGAGCATCCCAAAGTGGTGGCGCTCGGCGAGATGGGCTTGGACTATTACTGGGATAATTCGCCCCGCGATATTCAGCAGGAGGTATTTCGCCGACAAATCCGGCTGGCGCGGAAGGTTGGATTGCCGATCATTATTCATGATCGGGATGCTCATGAAGACGTCCTTCATATTTTGCGCGAAGAAAAAGCGGAGGAAGTCGGCGGCGTCATGCATTGTTTCAGTGGTGATTGGGCATTTGCGCAGCACTGTCTGGACCTGAATTTTTACATCGGTCTGGGCGGACCGGTCACGTTTAAGAATGCCAAGCTGCCCAAGGAAATAGCCCAAAAAGTGCCCATCGACCGTTTGTTGATCGAAACGGACTGCCCGTATTTGGCTCCCCATCCCCATAGGGGAAAACGGAACGAAACGGGCTATGTGCGGTTGGTGGCGCAGACCATCGCGGAGCTGAGGGGCATGACGCTGGAGGCATTGGCGGAACAAACGACTGCCAATGCATGCCGGTTGTTCGGTATTGAAGCATAAGAGATAAGTCGGACGGTCCACACTAAGAAAACCACAAAGGGGTCTCTGATGCTATGATGTGTCTGGACAGTATTCGCCAGACACGCCCCAGTATCCCGCGGACCATCAGGCTGTTATAGGAAAGAAGGTTACGTTGGGTGTTTACAGGCAAGTTGAAAGAGATCATCGTAGTGGAAGGCAAAAACGACACCGCGGCCGTGCGACGCGCCGTTTCGGCGGACACGCTGGAAACGGGCGGCGATGCAGTGGATGAAACAGTGTTGGCGGCGATTAAACAGGCCCAAGCAAGGCGCGGTGTGATCATCATGACCGACCCGGATGGTGCGGGCGAACGCATCCGCCGAATCATCTCGCAAAGGGTGGAGGGTTGCAAGCACGCATTCCTGACACGGGAGGAAGCCACCGGCAAAGACGGCATCGGAGTGGAGCACGCCTCCCCGGAAGCGATCCGGCGAGCACTGTCCGAGGTTCGAAGCGGAACGGAATCTGAAGGTAACGATGAGGTGACGTGGGGAGAATACCTGGACGCGGGATTGGCAGGAGGGGTCCGCGCGCGTCGCCTCAGGGAATCGATGGGTCGACATTTGGGGATTGGCTATGCCAATGCCCGGCAATTTTTCCGCCGCATCCAAATGTTTCGCATCACCCGATCGGAGTTTCGGGAAGCGTTGATCCAAGCGGAGAAGGAGGAACAAGGTGGAACGACAACCCATCACCACCCAAACCCGTAAATTATTGTCACGGCATCAAATCGCATTAAAAAAGAGCTTGGGGCAAAACTTTTTAACAGATGCCCATGTTATTGGGAAAATCATTCGTTCGGCGGAACTGGACAGAGAAACCGGCGTCATCGAAATCGGGCCGGGGATCGGTGCGTTGACCGAGCAGCTGGCCGAATACGCCGGCGGAGTGGTGGCTGTGGAACTGGATGACCGATTGGTACCGATTCTTCGTGAACAATTTCAAGGGCAAAGCCGGGTGTCCATCATTCACGGTGACGCCATGAAGGTGGATTTTCGCCGGTTAATCGGGGAGCATTTAAACGGGTTAACCAAATACGCCGTGGTGGCCAATTTGCCATATTATATTACATCCCCGATTCTGATGCGTTTATTGGAAGAGCGTTTGCCGCTCACCCACATTGTGGTCATGATCCAGAAAGAAGTGGCCGAGCGGTTACGTGCCAAACCGGGAACCAAGGATTACGGTTCTCTGACGGTCGCGGTTCAATACTTCGCGGAAGTCTCCTGGGTGGCAACCGTGCCGAGGCATGTGTTTGTGCCGCGTCCCAATGTCGATTCCGCCGTTGTTCGTCTTTCCGTTCGACCGAAACCCGCCGTGCACGTACGTGACGAAAGGCTGTTTTTCCGTGTGGTACGGGCGGCGTTCAATCAACGGAGAAAGACACTGTCCAATGCCCTTTCGACGTTGTTGTTGAATGGGAAAAACAAGGAAACACTCAATCGATGGTTGGAGGAAGTGGGGATTGACCCGCGTCGCAGGGGGGAAACCTTGAGTTTGGAGGAATTCGCTCGTTTGGCGGATGGTCTGGCTGATCATTTGGGAACCAAGCCGAATGGATCAGGTTGTTGACAAATATCGTGAAGGCTTTCGCGTACTTTGTCAGCAGTTTCATTGACCCGGGCGCAAGCTCGGCAGTACATGGAGGAAAGGCCATTGAATTTCTACCATCCTCGAAAAGGGCGGTTTACCATCGAAGAAGTTATTGCCGATATGCGCCAATACATGGAAGCGGATCGCTCTGCCCGATACAAAGTTGTCATCGGAACCGATTCACAGACCAACCAACAGGAAACCTTGTTTGTCACGGCCATCATCGTCCAACGTGTCGGCAAGGGAGCCTTGTTTTACTATGCACGCAAGCGCTCCCACCCGATATTTGATTTGCGGTATCGGATCTACAAGGAGACGGAGTACAGTTTGGACTGCATGGAGCAGCTGAAACAACACGGTTTGTTGGAAGTGTCGACTGACATCCCGGTGGAGATCCACTTGGATGTGGGGAAACATGGGGAGACGCGGACGCTGATTCAGGAGGTCGTGGGCTGGGTGACGTCCGTCGGTTACACAGCGAAGATCAAACCGGATGCGTTTGCGGCCAGTGCGGTGGCGGACCGATTTACCAAATAATCCATTGGGTATAAATGGTTTTTTTCCAGTTTTGAAAAAAAGTTTCGCAAAAGGCGTTGACAAAATCTTTGTCCCACTGCTATAATCGTGTGTTCGTTTGACAAATGAGGCCTCACTTGCTATAATAAAGTCAAGTGAGGTGGTCGTCTCGTGGGCAAAAACGCGCTGACTGAAATCAAACAAACGCTGGATGGTTACATCGGACACCGGATTCGCCTCAAAGCGAACAGTGGCCGCCGCAAAACCATCGAGCGTACCGGCGTGTTGGAGGAAACGTATCCCTCCGTTTTTATTGTGAAGTTGGACGAAGACCAACACGCTTTCAAACGCGTTTCGTACAGTTACGCGGACATCTTGACAGAGTCGGTGGAGCTGACCGTCTATGAAGACGATCAGCAAGTACGTGTCAAATACGTTAAAAACTAATAGAACACGGTGACGTGTTCTATTTTATTTTTTCCTCGCAAAAAATCAAGACCAAATGCAGATACTAAGCGAAGTCCGCGGCCAATGATCAAAGGGGGTATCTGCATGGCACGCAGAGGTAACGTCATGTCGGAGGCCTTGAAGGTCGAAATCGCGAAGGAACTGGGCTTTTATGACGTGGTCCAGAAGGAAGGTTGGGGCGGGATCAAAGCTCGTGACGCAGGTAACATGGTGAAACGGGCGATTGAGATCGCGGAAGCGAGCTTGACCAAAAAATAGCCGCGGATCGGGTTGGGGTATCCCCCCAACCTTTTTCATCTCATATGGGATTTTCCCGCACTGGTACCTACATTTTCTCGAAACGTGATACAATAAGAACACTTGCGGAGAATGCGGGCGTGAGCGAGTGACACTATCGGGACGGCGGATCCAAAGTGGCGGCAAGAGGGGAGGCAGGGTAGATGGAAGTGTCGGAAAAGGCACCGGCGAAAATCAATTTGACTTTGGACGCCTTACATAAGCGTGAAGATGGATATCATGAATTGGAAATGGTCATGACCACGATCGATCTGTCCGATCGGATTGAGTTGGCGGACATCGATGGTGATGACATCGTGCTGGAGAATACCTCCGGCCTCATTCCGCAGGACGAACGCAATTTGGCTTATCGGGCGGCCGATTTGCTCCGTCAACGAATGGGCATCACCCGCGGCGTCAAAATCACGATTCACAAACGGATTCCTGTAGCCGCAGGACTAGCAGGCGGCAGTAGCGATGCGGCCGCCACATTACGCGGTCTCAACCGGTTGTGGCAGTTGGGATTATCGCTGGAGGAACTGGCCGAGCTGGGAGCGGAGATCGGATCGGATGTCCCGTTTTGTGTTTGGTCCGGAACGGCGTTGGCCAAAGGCCGGGGGGAAATCCTGACGCCTGTGGCACCGCCGCCACCTTGCTGGGTCGTGTTGGCCAAGCCCCAGCATGGCGTTTCTACGGCCGAAGTGTTTCAAGCTCTGCGTGTGGATCGAATTGAGCGTAGGCCGAATACAGAGGCGATGATTCAGGCACTGGAGCAGGGAGATTATCGCGGCATCTGCCGGCATTTGGGCAATGTGTTGGAAGAAGTGACGATGCAGATGTATCCTGAAGTAAAGCGACTCAAAGAGAAGATGCAGCAATTCGGTGCCGACGGTGTGTTGATGTCGGGAAGCGGTCCCACCGTGTTCGGACTGGTTGACCGCGAATCACGGGCGCGTCGCATTGTCAACGGTTTGCGGGGATTTTGCCGTCAAGTATATGCTGTCCGTATGTTGGGATCAAACCAACCTCTATTACTTGATAAAAGCCGAACAATATGATATATTCCATAAGGATACATTCGGTTTTCATGGGGGTTAGGGAATGAACAAATGGAAGCGGAGCGCACGCATCGTCGACATGACGCGTCAGCTCATCCAGCATCCGCATCGTCTCATCCCGCTCAGTACGTTTGCTGAGCGGTACGATACAGCGAAATCGTCCATCAGCGAGGATCTGACCATCATCCATGAGGTGATGAGCACCACAGGTCAAGGCGGTTTGGAGACATTGGCCGGTGCGGCCGGCGGTGTCCGTTATATCCCGGGTATGGACAGGAAAACAGCAGAGGAAGTGATGCGGTCACTCTGCCGCGAGTTGTCCAATCCTGACCGCATCTTACCCGGTGGCTTTTTGTACATGTCCGATCTGTTGGGACAACCGGCACTACTGCGCGAAATCGGTCAGATTTGGGCATCCGTGTTTGCCAAGGAACAGGTGAATGCCGTTGTCACGGTGGAAACGAAGGGGATTCCCCTGGCGTTGGCGGCCGCCGCGCATCTGGGTGTACCGGTGGCGATCGTGCGTCAGGGCAACCGGGTGACGGAAGGCTCGGTGGTAACTGTCAATACGGTGTCCGGCTCCAGCAGGCGAATTCGTACTCTTTCTTTGTCGCGCCGCTCGTTGAAGGAAGGATCACGCGTGTTGATCATCGATGATTTCATGAAAGCGGGTGGCACCATTCGCGGAATGATCGATTTGCTTTCCGAGTTTCAGGCGGAAGTGGTCGGTGCCGGTGTACTGGTGGAATCGGCTGCCCAAGAACGTCTGGTGGAGAATGTGGTGTCGCTGGCCAAAATCAAGTCGATTGACGAAAAACAACGGACGGTGGATGTCCAGTTGGGCAACCTGTTTGAGAAAGGATGGGAGGTCGGATGAAGCGAATCCAAACTTCTGCGGCTCCGCAAGCGATTGGGCCGTATTCGCAAGCGATTCAAGCTGGGAACATGGTGTACACGTCGGGTCAGATTCCGCTGACACCGGAAGGAAAACTGGTCGAAGGTGGCATTGTTGAGCAAACGCATCAGGTGATGAAGAACTTGCAGGCCGTACTGCAAGCCGCCGGAACCGATCTGAACAAAGTGGTAAAGACGACGATCTTTTTGGCTGATATGGAAGATTTTCAACAAGTGAATGAAGTCTATGCGCAGTATTTCAAGGAGCCACACCCGGCCCGTTCATGCGTACAAGCAGCGCGTCTTCCCAAAGATGTACGAGTGGAAATTGAAGCCGTAGCAATTGTCGATTGAATTCAACAAAAAAATCCATTTTCTTGGTGTGAAATTGAAGGATTTTCATCACCCATGAAGAATAGGTGAGTGGACATCTATATGGAAATGGGTGGTGAATCAGATTGGAAATTACAAACGTTCGTCTGCGCCGTGTCAACCGTGAAGGACGCATGCGCGCGATCGCTTCCATTACGATTGACGGTGAATTTGTCGTCCATGACATCCGCGTTATTGACGGAAACAACGGCATGTTTGTGGCGATGCCCAGCAAGCGTACGCCGGACGGCGAGTTCCGCGACATTGCCCACCCCATTTCACCTTCGACACGGGAAAAAATCGAAGCCGCCGTACTCGCGGAATATGAACGCGCCGGCGAGTTGGAAATGAAAGCGGACGTTTATCCTTTGGACGCTTGAATCAAAGTCTGCGGTCATCGTTATATATTGGAAGATGCCCGTCCGTGTCATTGTCGGATGAGGCAGTGGCAGCCTTTGATAGAGGTATCGCAGGCAGACATGAAGTGGAAACGGTTTCTTGCTGACGAAATTAACC
This window contains:
- a CDS encoding RidA family protein, with product MKRIQTSAAPQAIGPYSQAIQAGNMVYTSGQIPLTPEGKLVEGGIVEQTHQVMKNLQAVLQAAGTDLNKVVKTTIFLADMEDFQQVNEVYAQYFKEPHPARSCVQAARLPKDVRVEIEAVAIVD
- the spoVG gene encoding septation regulator SpoVG encodes the protein MEITNVRLRRVNREGRMRAIASITIDGEFVVHDIRVIDGNNGMFVAMPSKRTPDGEFRDIAHPISPSTREKIEAAVLAEYERAGELEMKADVYPLDA